DNA from Hippoglossus hippoglossus isolate fHipHip1 chromosome 13, fHipHip1.pri, whole genome shotgun sequence:
tgcgtgtgtgtgtgtgtgtgtgtgttgaatacaATTTTCTGGTGGACTGATCAACACTGTTTATCAATATTTGTGCGTTTTTCTCATTTTGCCGCCAGTGGataaatgtcatcatcatctACAAATGAAGGCTGAAAAGTCTAACGTACGTGATGTCACAGCTGCTGATGTATAGTGACTGTAcacgtgtgtttttatgatatttCAGCACTTTGTAAATAacgaaaaacacacaaaattgGAATTATGTCCTTGTGCGTAAAGCGTGCGTAAAAGTGAACCAAAGTCCTCATACTAATGGATGTGCCTCTGTATCTTTTTCAGCGCAACTTTAAAACCATCCACGAAGTTTGCACCTAACAAAATGGACCATCCAGAAAACTCCACAGCGCCCCCCCTGCAGACGCAGAGCAGCGCCATCTCCCAGGCGGACAAGAGCGGCGGGAACGCGTACCTGTACATCCTGATCGTCATGTGTTTCTACGGGGTCTTCCTCTGCGGCATCATGCTCGGGTACTTCCGCTCCAAGCGGCGCGAGAAGAGGAGGATCAACATCTTCACGCGCCTCGTGCACGAGGAGGAGCAGCGGGAGTGGGGCGCGCTGCCGAAGAAGCACAGCCTCACCTTCCCCGTCCCCGCCGCGTCGGGACTGCGCTCCGTGCACGTGTCCCTGCCCTTCTGCAGTAACCACGGCAACCACTTCGGACACCTGCAGTGCGAGGACGCGCTGCCCTCTCCGCTGGCGTGCGCGCTGTTCACGGAGCAGAGTAGCGTCAGCTCCCTGTGCTCCTCCGCGGACACGCGCTTCGCCATAGAGGAGGAGTCGGACAGCGGCACAGCGGAGGAACCAGAGGAGAAAACGAAGGGAGGCTCGGACAAAAGAGGGGACGACTCAGGCTGAACTCCCTGAGAGACGGCGCGTGGTCCATCcaaacaagaggagaaaaatcAGCTGGAGAGAAGATCAGGAGGCTGTGAGGCGTCTTCCCCCAAAACAACCCAACCAGAAATCATCTATTCTGCAATAAAAACTTTGATCAATAACATCATGATCTGGCCTCAGGCCTGGACAAAGTCACACAAGGGTGGCCAGTGAGAAGTGTTTTAAATCTTAAACAACTAACAACTACACTGGTCTTTTTTATATGCTTTATGTTGGGATAATGTATAACTCATATCTCACTCAATACATAGTGAAAGTAATAATTCACTTCAGTCAGTACTTTATTTATCCCTGCATGGGTGGTCGGGTGCAGCAGCTCAGGTCATCACACATGTTAAATaggtgaggagagaaaaaaatgctaaatgcttCATCACAAAGTCAAAACAGTCAAATGACGTGTACTCAAAAAACGACATCATTACAAATCTACAATAATAAGAGTGCTAAATATGaatctaaaaaataaactgtacagAATAATTAATGATCTTTTAGAATCAACCTTAACTATATCCAGTCATATCAAACATGTTATTATTGCACAATAAGACTATGCCTCATTTTGGTGGGGACCCCTCCCTGCTGGAGCCCCTCCACCCTCCTGACGCCACACTGAGGAGAAGCACCTCACTGGTTTGGTCGGATGACTCACCCTGCAGGGGACTGAGTGGGAGACtgttgcttttttgtttttttggctgTTTGGGCTGAACTTGACTCGCTCTTGCCAACGTGGTCTCGAGTATTGAAATGTACCTGGAACCCACTTGAAAGATTGAActaaagtgtttgtttgttgtggcTTCATAACGAACAAGCAGTTCATACACAGTCGATGATGTAGGTTTACTTGATGGAAGAAATGCACTGTACATATGGTTTGTATTTGTCACTCTGTATGGTTTAATTTAAGATGGAATATTTGTAGTGTtttcagatataaaaaaaaagatgcttttGAATTAAGACAAGCTGTAGTTTCTCTATTTTTTTGCTGTACTATGATAAACCAGCTTTGGGGGGCAGTGTTGTAATGGTTACAGGCTCTGCTTCTTCCACACGAGGAAGATGAAAGAGATGAAATCGGTAAGTCTATTATCATCATGTTGCTTTTAGACATAGGCAACATTAAATTAATGGAAGATTATAACTAGATCAGTGCCACTAATGCACCATAGCTCCTCTTTTGTGTGCATATCCTCAGCTAAACCTTTGGGTCTCTAACTCAGTTTTTCTTGCAGACAGCAGGCTATGTCCCAGTTTCCCGTATAATGTTTAAAACTTGAAACACCTAAACCTTTGGTGACAAATCAGGTTTTTATCCCTTACCAGTAATATGTTTTTTGGTGCAGGGATTTAAGGCCATACAAAAGACCCCCTGGTCGATCGTAGACTTGATTTCAAGACCCATCAGACCCAACATAACACATGATCATGTTCGTATTTGACATAGCAGACAACAGCAATGATTCAGTGAAGCTTCCTCTTCTCATGTCTGAAGACTGAGGGGGGAAACGAGggaaagccacacacacacacacacacacacacacacacattcacactcaaacATCAGCAGCCTGCAGGCTCTCGGCTAAACAAGTCACTGCAATGACAGCTCGCCACACAACACAGGCAGCGATAATGGCCCGAGGGAACACAAACATAGATTGCATGACGCATTGTGCATGCATTGACAGGGTAACAGCTCCCATAGGTGAATGAAGGGTCTTGGTTGCCTGCTGATCAGCAACAcctctgcttgttttctgtTATGCTACAGCTCCTGTAATAGCAGCAGGTAATGAAAGAATAATTCAGGCAAATGTTTGAAGCTACAAGCAGCTTCAAAGACAGAGAATAAGATGGGTGAATTGTACAATTACCTACAGGTCAATGTATCAGAAtgttaaagtatttaatatattgCTTTCTAGTATGAGTCGTCATCTTGACTATGTTATACAACATTTAATATTGTGTATATTTCAGATTGGTCCCAATCACCAGCTTTAAAGTAGCTAACTTAGCAAACTTAGCTAATTTAACTTGCAGAATACATTAGCTCCGTTTGCTAAGTTAGCTCTCACGTTAGCTAATTTAGATTGCAGAATACGATGGCTATGTTCACTGTAATGTTGCTAACGTAGCTAATTTAACTTGCAGAATACATTACTTAAGTTTGCTAAGTTAGCTCTGACGTTGCTAACTGAGCAAATTTAGCTAATTCAACTTGCAGAATATATTAACTCTGTTGGCTAAGTTAGCTCGGACGTTGCGAACTTAGCAAACCTGGCGTAAAGCAGTTATTTCTTCTAGACCAAGTGCCAGAGTCAAACCAGTATTTCTGGCCGAGAGCTATCATTTTGGCcgtcaaaacacaaagaactgctTCAAGATGAGGGACTGGCTCCAAAGCGGCCCCTGAACCATCCTGATGGAAAAGGGGTATGATATTGTCATGGGCTCACTGCAGTTCCaaggtgaatgaatgaattaagtTGACTACGTATTTCATTCATGACAGAttttcacataaaaacacatttggacGTGTTCACAAGGTTAAACACTTTCAGTGGAGGGCTTAGGGAACTAAAGGCTGTGTTTTTAGTGTTACTGTGCGTCTATCTTCTGGGTGGCTTGACACAGATGCAGACTTGTTGAAGCATTCTAAATCTTACTTCCTTTACAACATAAACACCCCACTGAATAATTAATGTTCAGCAAAAACACTCACGCACTCATACAGCAAACCATTCGTTTATTATCAGCCAGGAAGTCGAGGGGGGTGCACTGCTGTGTCTGTAGCAACGAGCAGGATACATATCTGCAAGcttgtcctttttatttttttaataaccaatgtgtgtgcatgcgtgtgtttgGTTGAGATGCAGAGTTTTTCTCAGGAGAAAGAGTGAGTAAGAGTAAGCAGGGTGAGAATAAGAAGCAGATGTGATGCATAGAGCATCTACTGCACCATGAAGCAGGATGTTTGTCATTAGTGTCCTCCTGTGGGAGTCAATAGTAAGGCCAGTGTCCTGCCTCAggcctctctcacacacaggcacacacttCTGTCTTGGTGAGAAaactcattggcataatacattccctaaccccttaccctaaccttaaccatccaaactaaatgcctgacccttaccctaacccaaacctaatTTTAACCTTAACAAGTCTTAActctcaaacagccctttgaggactggccaaaatgtcctccttttccaaaaataaaatggtcctcacaaaggtataagtacaagaacacacacacacgctccatTAATGAGCCTGGAGATGAGTCATTTCTAAAATCTATCTCTCTTCCTGGTCCATTCTTACCActgctttctttctctgctgtctcctcatTAAACTTATTTTCATAACAAGAATTAATCCATAAACACTGCACTGGTTGTCAATGGGAATATTTTCCATCAGATTCTATAAAAATATCATTATCAATAATATTCAGGTGAAAAATATTTggagaaatgttttcacattaCCATTGATCAGTGTGAAAGTGGTCACACACAATGATGAACACACAGGGAATTATGAGTCAAGTTTGCAGTTCTGAATTCTACGAAGGCCCTTTGAGCTCAGTGTGTTGGTTTTCTGACTCATCAAACCCCACTCCAGCATCTCGTATAAGCCCTCTGTACACTCTCTGCACAGAACCAAGCAGAGCCAAAGTTAGCCACTAAGGACCCAGACTTCTTTCTAAGCAGTTAGTGGAGATGAAAACTGAGCTAAAGGGAGACTAAATATAGCATTTACAGTTGTCAGGTCAACAGAAACATTATTCTATATAATGCAAATCTTCTTCTGTGTCGATGTTATCAGGCTGCCCCCAGGTGGTTGAAAATAAATACTGCTGCCTTGAGGCTGCACGAACAGATCAAATGCGCTATGTTGGAATCCACGGAAAATGCACACCTGACTCTGGCTTTGTGGCTTTGATTCAGACTAAACTAGAAAGTCAGAGGGTCTAGACCAAAAaaggcttttatccaaagcgacttacaataagtgcattcaaccatgagggtacaaacccagaacaacaaaagtcaagaaagtacaattttcttcaagaaagccaaactacaacgtgctataagtaagtgccatttaagtgctactaaattttTGGTTTAAACTAaagattttaatttttaatttgtttttagtttgcggcggaagatgtgtaaactttctgctgtcctgatgtcattggggagctcgttccaccatttaggagctaggacagcaaacagtggtgattttgttgagtggttagctcgcagtgagggagcaacaagccgattggcagatgcagagcggagtgaacaggctggggtgtaacgtttgaccatgtcctggatgtagactggacccgatctgttcgcagcacggtacgcaagtactaatgttttgaaacggatgcgggcagccactggtaaccagtgaagggagcagaggagtggagtagtgtgagtgaatttaggttaaagaccagtcgagctgctgcattctggatgagctgcagaggtcggatggcactagcaggtagacctgccaggagggagttgcagtagtctaggcgagagatgaccagagcctggaccagaacctgcaccgccttctgagtgagaaggggacgtattctcctgatgttgtgcagcatgtatctacaggaacgggttgttgcagtaatgttggcagtcagggagagttgactgtcgagtcATGTAATGAACAACTTATAATAAGGTAATAATATGTCATTATTGTGTTTACAGGTCGTTTtactgccccctagtggccaaaaCAATCAActaatgcagctttaaaggcTTTCCCCctaatatttgtgttttctgaattaATGTCTTTCATAGGGAAATACTCTTACTTTACGTAATGTCCTTGAAGCTAAATTTGTTTGAGACGTGTTTCATGAAACATTGAAGTATTGCTTTGTATATCCTCGCAGCttctaataaaaaacaactgtatCAAGATTAACctagaaaaaaacatacatgtcACTAAACATTCTCCAACAGCCTTCACAGCGTGAAGCTGGGTGTCTGAATCAGTCTATCTAATCAAAGTGATTGATTTCCAGTTGATATGCAGGCCTGCATTGGCCGCGATGAATTACCAGACCTTTTCTGGGTCATGGTGATCGAGCACATtataaaacaaagtcaaaacaatTACGGCAATGTAGCAGGCCTGCGTCACTCAGGCTCCTAGCAGGACTTTATTCTGTTAAATCACAGTCAGCCTGACTGACAGACTCAAGAATACTGACAGCCAATTGATTCCATGATAATGTTGGAGCACAGTTACATGAATGGTATTGTGCTTTAAATTCATAGTTTCATATAATTTTAATTCTCTTTTGCTATTTTTGGAAATCTTATCTATAGCAGCTGTCTCATCGTAGTCATGGTCATGGTCTTGCATTTTTGATTCAATCTTCTCCATTGACTTGGATGTGGAACACACTGTAGATGTGCACTGGTAAGCAGAGGTACCACCATGATGGAAATGTATCAGGCGCTGTTGTTGAGCTTATTACATGAACCTAAACTTTCTCTGGTGTTGTCAAGGCAGCTTTGAGCGTCGTCATTTCAGAGACAGTGAAGAATCTCCGAAAGTTTCTCATTACTTTGTGTTGGTATAATGTTCCTGAGCAGATCAGATCAACCATCTCACACAACCTGCAGGAGTCCCCAGCTGCTAAAACACTTAAACTTGGCAGATGAGTTTTCGTCTCAAGAACGAGAGGTGTCCAGCTTTTCCTTTTGAGCCTGTAGCACAACTATTATTGGATTGCGTGCTGACCTCGAGCTCCTTAAATAAACTGTCATTCTGTCAGCTTCTGTTAACAGTcccttgtaaaaaaaatgcacgCGCACACGTGTCAACACCAACAAAAGCAAATGCAGATAGGCTTGAATGTTTGCCTGTCCACAAAttaaatgtgcatctttcaCAGTGTGGGTAGCCTTTCTTTTCTGCACAGAACCAGCAGCCAAGGGTCAATCTTTTACTAATGATTGTTACTATGGAAACATAAGCCAAAGGCTAATTTAAATCTGCACTGCTGGTCTGGAGGGATCACCACTATGAGTCAGTGGCCAAAATACTGAATAATACTGCAAGAGGTTCAGTAGAAACTGTCACTGTGAATTTAGAGTTTATCTGCTTTACGTGGGTTCTgcttaatattgttttatttaaatttccatATCATTTAGTCTGTGAGCATAAAAAATTGGATGTAAGGTTTTTCCAACTCTcaataatttttaaataaatgatcaagACTACACTGTATATAagaagattgttttttaaaggttttgcATGTAGTGACACTCCTCAGAGAATTATCACTCTACCTTCAAATCCCATTCACTCTATGGAgcattttagtgtttttcaGCTCatcgttttgtttttctgttttggttcAGTCTAACTCTTCTCATCAACCTTGTCCACAATGCACTACCTGTCCAACACTGCCTGGTGAACATTTAATGGAACATTTATCAGCAGAGGATCTAGACATTTTTCCAAGGAGTTGGTGGAGGCCAAAACAGAGATTAAAGTAGAGaaaatatgagaataaagtttgttgatTATAATGCTGTTCTGTATCTACTGGGAATgttaaaaaggatttttttttttgctgccaTATCAGCTTTACAGGGACAAGTTTCAAACATGGTTGCCAGCTTGTTTTGAAGCAGCATTTTTGATTATCACTGATTACTAATGTTATGAACATACTATATTTTGAGAGGTTACGGTTTCCCGCATTAATCTAACTCCTAGCAAAAAGGATTATAAGTACAATGATGAACTATTCCGTGTAATGTCAGAATTGTTTAGGCTTAAAAATGGAGATGCACTTACACCATGTCACGTCTCCCTTGAAATATAACGACACCTGCTGCATGAGCCGTTCCTTTTATTAAAGAGTCGGACTAAATATTGAGGGTGTGTGGACATGACCACACATGTGACATCAAGACACACATAGCAAGTCGGACCCAGGTTTGAAAATACTTGGTCCCAGCTTTGTAGGGGCCACGTGTGAAGCTTCAATAAGTCAGTGGCAGGCATTCGCTCCTTCCTGCCAGATTTGCTTGGATCACCACTAATGAGCACAGTTAGGAGTTTACGGTCGAGCTGAAGAAAAAGCTCACCGGACCAACGAGGGCcacatgttttgtcttttgcttTTCATGGTAAATTCTGCTGTCTGTTAAACATACCTGTCTAATGAGCGGCATATTGAGCCACACTGGTTAATTACACACTCAAGGAGCTGTCCTCTGGAGGCTTGTTACCGTGACAACCGTATGCCAATGCAAGACCGCTTCAAGTAGGACAAAAACAGTTCATCCTTATTCTGGTCTGCCGTCTGCGTGGCTGAACGGAGATCAGGCCGTGCATGTGGCTGCTGGTATAGTGTGTCACATGTGTAAGTGCGTCACTGTGGTACTGGGGCCGACAGCTGATACATGTGAGAAATGTGTCCCCTGTGGAGGGATTAAATTCCTCTGATACCTCTGCAATGCTGCGACAGCTCCGTCCATCACTTTCTAAATCACACCTCGTCTGTATTTAAGTCTGCAGCACAAATATGGTAATTGCGTATTAACTGTCATGTGGTCTAACTAATTATAAGCTAGAATTTCAATTTGCATGGGATGACAATTTAATAAAACTAGATAATGAGTGACACACAAAATAATCGTATTATTTCAGGAGTGATTAGCATTTATATGAGCTTGAAAATGTTATACCACTGCAAACCTGTTTGGCAAAGGaatattattacttattatcaGGTGGTTAAATTCAGGAGCCTCCTTTGTGGCTTAATTGAATAAAGTTGAATGTGCCCAAAACACTTGGGCCATGCAGGAGCAAATATATCTTATCTTTGCCAaaagtcaaacttttaaaagaaaatactgaaaatactaaaaataaaagtacgTTCTTgggtaaaacattttaaaaactcaagGTATTACCATAATAGTTTTTTCCAAGGTTGGCAACAGTGTCATATGTTCATCATCtgctcagttgtcatggagattaGTCTGTTGATGTGAACTTTCTGCAGCTGTGAAGACTTCAGCTGTTGTCAGGACTTCATCAGGAGCTTAAGAAAATGATAATTATATCTTTGAAGAAGGTGTGAAAAAAAGTAAGCAGAACTTGAGTTgagtcttgttttgtccaaatgATCTGTTATCCAAAGCTTTAGTTGAGAATGTGGTAGCGTACCATGCAGCTACCGTTTTCTTTCAAGCCTTAAAATGCACTTTTGATGGAGGTACTAAAATTTACATTAACATTTGCAAATTCAAAGAGAAAAGCTTGATATGGATTTTGTTTGCATCCTTTGTGTCTGCCTTTGTCTTGTCTACTTATTatatcaatcaaactttattcatacagcacCTCTCAAACTAATTAAATGCTCTTCAAAGTTCTTTACAGGTGATTGACAAAACATAGGATGTTAGAAATAATTAGAAATTAGTTAAACATTTGGATTTAGAGACTCTGAAAGGAAGTTgagataataaaacacattcaaataaaaaagataaaatatgtctgatttaaagataaaattaAGCACCAAAAACCACAATAACAAATTACAAAGTactacattaaatacattttcagtaaaAGGTAAATAAAGCAATACATaataagatataaaataaaatgaatgatcaACACTAAAgtttaataaaactgaatagaataaaataaattatgataaaaatagtaaaaaaaacataaataatgaaaccaTACAATTATGAACCACATAACTCTACGAATCAATTACCACCGCAGACATTAAAGAGACAATCTGAAGTTGGAACTGCGCAGGCAAATGCATCCTGACTGTTAGTCTTTAAAAACGCTGGATCTTACATTTTGATATGTTTCAGTAatgcctttttttaaactccacACCTCCCAATtgtaaatgagacatttatttaaGAGTCACAGAGGTGTTTTTCTCACAAGAAGAGGTGATTGACTCACCGAGGAAAATCACACTCATGTCTTGGAGAATTTCCTCTTTATTATtgaaatttaaaacacacaatctaTCCTACAGAGGGGACTCTTAAAAAGTGAGTTTAGGCCATACTTCaataaactctgtgtttttctcatcaGCACACATTTTAAGTGAGAGTATCTACTGCCTCATTAGCAGTAGGCAGGCAGCACGCAGCCTTTAACAGTGAGCTGCTGATGTTATAACTGCATAACAACAGTAAGTATGGTGGCTGAGTGCTGACAGGCTGTTGATGTGCAGAGCAGTTATTTATACTAATGAACAAAGGCGGGTGGAGGAATCATTCAAACACATATTCATTAAACTTAATTAAAgttttgttctttctgtatGTTGTTAGTCTTGCAGAAGCATCGTCACCTCAACTTGAGAAGAATTCTACAGAAGACTAAACTCATTACTTGTGATTTGGAAGTTTGCAGCTTTCTAGGTGTTGGTTCGAAACAATCATCCCCACTATTCATTCTTTTTCATATCTGCATGAGAAATGAGACTTTGTTGCATGTATTTAATCTTACTGTAGTCAGATGTgttagatgtgtttttatatatatatatatatatatatatatatatatatatgggcaTCACAATTCTTGCAAAGACCTAGTTTTTAATCTAGTTTTAAGTCATGTGACCTTTCATACATAACTAAATGTTGTGATCCCAGTTTTCCAGCTTGAGGAATCTATGGAAGGATGTGTGAACCGATGTGAGATCATATAGCTACAAATCGTGAATGGACTGTACTTACACAGTGCTtgacagtacaagtcacattcacctaGCCATTTATGCAGTGCTTTTATAAGCAGTGCTTATatcacaccattcacacactgttgaCCAAGCCATCAGGGTTCAGTTCACTATCTTGGACACTTACAAATGCGGACTGGAGGATCTGGGATCAGGCCACCGACCCTCTAACTCCTGCCAGCCGTGATGCCCAACAAATTGTGGACGATAGTAAAGAGGCAAAACCAGACATGGAACCAAAAAAGGGAAGGCCAGAGAAGTTCAGGAGAGGAGGGGACCAGGTTCAACATCAGCAGTCACAATATTATAGCACAAAAACACGATTGTTGAAAAAGCAGAATTTCAATGAAGAATCAAATATAATGAAGGGTAATCAAACATCTGTATGAGTCGAACCCAcatgcagctgtttgtgtgggCTGCTACGTCAGTCTCAGTCTCCAGCCAATTCTCCAAATGGCTGGCTTCATCCATATGGACAGAAACATGTATCAGGCCCAGCAAtgttgtgtgtggtgtttgtgctTCGGAGGCGAACACAACACGACTTGCATGGAAACACAGCTTTGCTCGATACCTCCCTGTCTCCTGAGAGGAGCTTAATTAAAGTGGAAAAGCAAAAAGAGAATCAGAGGAGGAGCAACAAGTCCTCGAGTCTACAGTGATCTGCTGCCTCCCACAACCACACGGCTGGGAATCTTCTGATGTGGCACTGCTGTGGTTAAAGAAAGCTTCTGACCATTGTTCTAAGCAGCTGAAATCTCTGATAATATCctttcactctctttttttaactACATGTTCCAGTGCAACTCTGTCATGCAGTGGAGAACTGCTCCACTCTGGATGGGGCTTTAAATTCTCCAGATGAGATGACAACATATTTTGCCCTTTAGAAGGACTCACAGACGTCATGATCTGAAGATCCTGTGGTGTAATGGACAAAGTCTCCCATGTCTTGTAGACGGGCGTGCGTCAGTCAGCATGTTGTCAATTCAGATATTGTATTTGATAACTTTTTTGAATTTAATGCTGTGGAAAAGAGTAGATCTTTCCACTTGAatagataaaataaatcaaCCCCTTCGCCATGTTAATTTTGTTGCCCCTGTAATATCACTCTGGTATTACTACCGACAAAATGAAGGTCCTTATCGTTCAAACATAATAACTGAGACAACCTCCTTTGGTCGCACTGAATTTTGGTCCATTGTTTGGGACATTAGTCCAAGAAAAccttcacacctgttattttggtttagGATAAACTAAAGTTTAGGTCTGGATCAAACTAAGCAGGTGTGAAAGCGACGTAAAACTTAAAACGTATGATACTTAAAAATGCAACAATGTACAAGTTGAATATGTAAGACTGCATGCTATGcaagtgttttcttctttttataacttcagaagaagaaatagtctcttttatttattagttattttctATAGCAACTTCTGTCTATTCATCTCTATTGTGTTGTAGTCTCAGAAGTGACACTATCCACGTGGTAGTATACCACAAGGACAgtcaggaaaaataaatcttttagTGATCCTTTCAACCCATCTTTGAAGTCTTCTGTGGGCGACTCTTTGGCTCTGAAAAGAGATTTTGGATGGAGAATCACTGTGTCCGGGCAGTGAGCGGACTGAAGCCGTGACAGCGCCCCATACAACTGTTGCACCCTGAAAGTACATCTCAGGAAACCCACGTATCCTCGGATTCTCAGCTGAGGGCGGCATTCAGCTCAGATAAACCCcactcacatgcacagagaAAGTCAGCGACTATAGTCAACTCTGTGAACTATATTATAGGGATGGAAAAGCACTGTAATGTGGACTTTTAATGGAGATGACCTACTATCAGATCAGATGGAGATAAGGCAAAATTATAGCCTCTGTATTGTAGTTAATTAAACATCTGAACCCCTGTAgctcatatacatatataagtgCACGGAGACTGTGATCATAAAACATCTCCCCTCAGACTAAAGCAAAGTTAAAAGCAGAGTTTATATAAAAATTACATTAGCCATGTTGCCAAAATCTGGATTGAAAATGTGCACAGACCATCCGAGGGCATTGGTGGACCTTGGTCCTTCTGTTAGCTGTCATTCAGGGTGTGAATgagactgtgctgctgtgttcatTGTGTCTTCTTCCGTAATGAGAACGGACAATGTCCTCTTTTCATCTCCTCACTCACAGGATAGTCAACAGTAGAAACATTTAAGAGTTAAGGGAAATCAATAGGTGAGATTTCATTTTGACAATCAAGTGGTAAACGCAGTTGAAGTGGAAGGACAGAAAGCAGTgactgttaatgtttttaattatattacaATATGTAATGGTTTCTGTCCTAAATGTCTCATTATATATGTTGATAAGTTCAGGAACATGGTTGtgaatattcagattttatgaAAAATTATAAATCACTGTAATGAATATTATGTTGTAAGAACAGACATTGACATTTCTTCCTTATCGTGACAAACCGTTAGTCCCCATGatgaaaatcatttatttagtgagaacatgttttaagattagtgttttttatttttattttggctaGTTTTGGTGTAAGTCAATGCAAAttcctaataaggatagcttataacacacacacacacacacacacacacacacacacacacacacacacacacacacacacagacacacacacacacacacacacacacacacacacacacacacacacacacacacacacacacacacacacagctgcggATGTATCATCATATATCATCTCCAGgatctcatcatcatcaaataaTTCCACTTCACTTAGGTGGAAAGTTGGTATCCACGGAGATGGATGAATGTTCCGTCATtggctggcacacacacacatgcacacacacatccccatGAATTCAGAGAACATATTGACTTACAT
Protein-coding regions in this window:
- the kcne4 gene encoding potassium voltage-gated channel subfamily E member 4; this translates as MDHPENSTAPPLQTQSSAISQADKSGGNAYLYILIVMCFYGVFLCGIMLGYFRSKRREKRRINIFTRLVHEEEQREWGALPKKHSLTFPVPAASGLRSVHVSLPFCSNHGNHFGHLQCEDALPSPLACALFTEQSSVSSLCSSADTRFAIEEESDSGTAEEPEEKTKGGSDKRGDDSG